From one Bdellovibrionota bacterium genomic stretch:
- a CDS encoding MBOAT family O-acyltransferase, with protein sequence MIFSSWAFALFFTVVILGLLVSPSRNYRSWFLLAASLFFYGYWDVRFLPLILFTTWIDFEVGKYIHRSKSSRFRRWLLAASVVANLGVLGIFKYANFLLTTANALFVSTGWHFRTLDIVLPLGISFFTFQSMNYTIDIYRNKLAPTKRYRDFLFFVSFFPHLIAGPLVRAANFLPQVARPVTLRWRNFESGIWLFSQGLVKKLLIADRIAFFVDPVFSDPASYSGSTLLLAVIAYSIQIYCDFSGYSDMAIALARSLGFTFPENFRMPYLSLNVTEFWQRWHITLSNWLRDYLYISLGGNRKGKRRTYVNLFITMALGGLWHGASWNFVIWGVLHGSALALHRMLSRDLKTPLLTHMPNWLAWLLTYAFVCFCWVFFRAPTLVDAALILRKIVTWDSYGVGWYYTGVLLWIPVIILANWIGRHKGLPQLSLTSFRGAFALLMIVLALIAFAPLQSSPFIYFQF encoded by the coding sequence ATGATCTTTTCCAGCTGGGCGTTCGCCCTATTTTTCACCGTTGTCATACTCGGTCTTCTCGTATCGCCATCGCGCAATTACAGAAGCTGGTTCCTTTTGGCCGCGAGTCTGTTTTTTTACGGTTATTGGGATGTTCGATTTCTTCCTCTGATTCTTTTCACAACTTGGATTGATTTCGAAGTGGGCAAGTATATTCACCGGTCAAAATCGTCTCGCTTTCGAAGATGGCTTCTCGCGGCGAGCGTGGTCGCAAACCTCGGTGTCCTTGGCATATTCAAGTACGCGAACTTCCTCCTTACCACGGCCAATGCTCTCTTTGTAAGTACAGGGTGGCATTTCCGGACGCTCGACATCGTTCTGCCGCTCGGGATCTCGTTTTTCACGTTTCAGAGCATGAATTACACGATCGACATTTATCGGAATAAACTCGCGCCGACAAAGCGTTACCGGGATTTTCTCTTTTTCGTTTCGTTTTTTCCCCATCTGATCGCAGGCCCCTTGGTCCGTGCGGCGAACTTCCTTCCTCAAGTGGCTCGCCCTGTCACGCTCCGGTGGCGGAATTTTGAATCCGGCATTTGGTTGTTTTCGCAAGGATTGGTGAAAAAACTTCTGATCGCCGATCGAATCGCCTTTTTTGTTGATCCCGTCTTTTCCGATCCCGCCAGTTACAGCGGGTCCACGCTGTTGCTGGCCGTAATTGCGTACTCGATCCAGATCTACTGTGACTTTTCCGGCTATAGCGACATGGCGATCGCCCTCGCCCGTTCGCTCGGGTTCACCTTTCCGGAGAATTTCCGGATGCCGTACCTCTCCCTGAACGTTACGGAGTTTTGGCAACGCTGGCATATCACGCTGTCCAACTGGCTTCGCGATTATCTTTATATTTCGTTGGGCGGCAATCGAAAGGGAAAGCGCCGAACGTACGTCAACCTTTTCATAACGATGGCCCTCGGCGGTCTTTGGCACGGCGCCAGTTGGAATTTCGTAATTTGGGGCGTCCTGCATGGGTCGGCGCTGGCCCTTCATCGAATGCTTTCGAGGGATCTTAAGACGCCCCTCCTCACGCACATGCCGAATTGGCTTGCATGGCTCCTCACATATGCTTTTGTCTGTTTCTGCTGGGTATTTTTCCGCGCTCCCACTCTTGTTGACGCCGCACTCATCCTGCGAAAGATCGTCACCTGGGATAGCTATGGCGTGGGCTGGTACTACACCGGCGTTCTACTCTGGATTCCCGTGATCATACTGGCGAATTGGATTGGAAGGCACAAAGGGCTCCCGCAACTTTCGCTCACCAGTTTTCGCGGCGCCTTCGCGTTGTTGATGATCGTTCTCGCCCTGATCGCCTTTGCTCCGCTCCAGTCCTCTCCATTTATCTATTTCCAATTTTAA
- the rfbF gene encoding glucose-1-phosphate cytidylyltransferase codes for MKAVILAGGRGTRITEETNLKPKPMIEIGGLPILWHIMKIFSSYGVNDFIICCGYKGYVIKEYFSNYFLHTSDVTFDLAKNRVEIHQSKSEPWRVTLVDTGEQTMTGGRLLRVRPFIGEEDFLFTYGDGVGDIDIRKLTAFHKTQGTLATLSAMTLPSRFGSLAVAEGKATLFREKSPDQSSLISGGFFVLSPRVIDYIEGDHTTWEREPMERLAKEGQLSAFVHKGFWHPMDTLRDKEVLEALWNSGKAPWKIWK; via the coding sequence ATGAAGGCAGTCATCCTAGCCGGCGGACGAGGCACAAGAATCACCGAAGAAACGAACCTTAAACCCAAACCGATGATCGAGATCGGCGGCTTACCCATCCTATGGCACATCATGAAGATTTTTTCTTCTTACGGCGTAAACGATTTCATCATCTGCTGCGGATACAAGGGGTACGTCATCAAAGAATATTTTTCGAACTACTTCCTCCACACTTCGGACGTCACGTTCGATCTGGCAAAAAATAGAGTCGAAATCCACCAGAGCAAGTCGGAACCGTGGCGGGTGACGCTCGTGGATACGGGAGAACAGACGATGACCGGGGGGCGTCTTTTGCGAGTTCGGCCTTTTATCGGCGAAGAAGACTTCCTTTTTACGTATGGAGACGGCGTCGGCGACATCGACATTCGAAAACTGACGGCGTTTCACAAGACGCAGGGCACGCTGGCGACTCTTTCGGCGATGACGCTCCCTAGCCGTTTCGGGTCGTTGGCCGTGGCGGAAGGAAAGGCCACTCTTTTTCGGGAGAAATCCCCCGATCAATCAAGCCTCATCAGCGGCGGATTCTTCGTCCTGTCGCCTCGTGTGATCGACTATATCGAAGGGGATCACACGACCTGGGAACGCGAGCCGATGGAGCGACTGGCGAAGGAGGGTCAACTCTCCGCATTTGTGCACAAAGGCTTTTGGCATCCAATGGACACACTGCGAGATAAAGAAGTGCTGGAGGCTCTTTGGAACTCGGGAAAGGCTCCCTGGAAGATCTGGAAATGA
- the rfbG gene encoding CDP-glucose 4,6-dehydratase → MELGKGSLEDLEMNPGFWGKKSVFITGHTGFKGSWISLWLRRLGAEVTGYSLPPPTQPNLFSDSNLVKEMDSITGDVRDLPALESAVSKARPEVLIHLAAQALVRTSYTDPLDTISTNVMGTANVLDVCRRTPSLRAALIVTTDKCYEDNPAKRPYAETAPLGGKDPYSASKAAAEIVTASYRNSYFNGTQFPKSPAIATCRAGNIIGGGDWAQDRLIPDLVRAFQQKRPAPIRNPHAVRPWQFVLDALRGYLILAEKAFTIGASFAESWNFGPSSEESSKPVGWMATEFGRHFDPPIQWQTDTAKHPHEAKTLELDSSKARARLEWKTQLTIPEILQWTAEWYRDSWTTRDAKTISEKQIQRYEKLKNA, encoded by the coding sequence TTGGAACTCGGGAAAGGCTCCCTGGAAGATCTGGAAATGAACCCCGGCTTTTGGGGAAAGAAGTCCGTCTTCATCACCGGGCATACGGGGTTCAAGGGTAGCTGGATCTCTCTTTGGCTTCGTCGCCTCGGTGCCGAGGTGACAGGCTATTCTCTCCCTCCCCCCACACAACCAAACCTCTTTAGCGATTCGAACCTCGTGAAGGAGATGGATTCCATTACGGGTGACGTCCGCGATCTGCCAGCTCTCGAATCCGCCGTCTCCAAAGCACGGCCCGAAGTTCTGATTCATTTGGCCGCCCAGGCATTGGTTCGAACCTCTTATACCGATCCCCTCGACACGATTTCCACGAATGTCATGGGCACGGCGAACGTTTTGGACGTTTGCCGTCGAACTCCGTCCCTTCGGGCGGCGCTGATTGTTACGACGGACAAGTGTTACGAAGACAACCCGGCGAAGCGGCCCTATGCGGAGACGGCTCCGCTCGGCGGGAAGGACCCCTATTCAGCCAGCAAGGCCGCTGCAGAAATCGTAACGGCGTCGTATCGGAATTCGTATTTCAACGGAACTCAATTTCCGAAATCCCCAGCCATCGCAACATGCAGGGCCGGGAACATCATCGGCGGCGGGGACTGGGCCCAGGATCGTCTGATTCCGGATCTTGTACGCGCTTTTCAACAGAAACGCCCGGCACCCATTCGCAACCCGCATGCTGTTCGTCCCTGGCAGTTTGTCCTCGACGCGCTCCGCGGATATCTCATTCTGGCGGAAAAGGCGTTCACAATCGGCGCGTCCTTTGCGGAAAGTTGGAATTTTGGCCCCTCATCGGAAGAGAGCAGTAAGCCGGTGGGATGGATGGCGACTGAATTCGGTCGCCACTTCGATCCTCCCATTCAATGGCAGACGGATACGGCGAAACACCCCCATGAAGCAAAAACGCTCGAGCTGGACAGCTCCAAAGCCCGGGCGCGACTCGAGTGGAAAACCCAACTTACGATTCCCGAAATTCTCCAATGGACGGCGGAATGGTATCGCGACTCGTGGACGACTCGAGACGCCAAAACCATTTCCGAAAAGCAGATCCAACGCTATGAGAAACTAAAAAATGCCTGA
- a CDS encoding class I SAM-dependent methyltransferase — protein sequence MPEAAPPKCRLCRQILRTTFCDLGSAPLANSLVAPQDSQKKEAFFPLRVYVCDHCLLVQLEEFQSPNKIFSSYPYFSSYSATWVEHAKKFAQNTARRFGLAATSLVIEIGSNDGYLLTHFRELGVPSLGIEPASNVADVARSNGIETISEFFGSALASKLVQQKTRADLVVANNVMAHVPDLLDFVRGLAIILAPDGVISIEFPHLLRLIQDVQFDTIYHEHFSYFSLRSTEEALRTSGLRVFDAEELGTHGGSLRIYACHNGSGHSTTSERLELLRHEEKRMGLDQLSTYAGFEDRVRRLKRELLALLDTLKREGKTIVGYGAAAKGSTLLNYCGIRTNYLEYIVDRNPHKQGNLLPGVHIPIVPPQKIFETQPDYLLILPWNIASEITSQMSDIRKWGGRFIIPVPRPTVMP from the coding sequence ATGCCTGAGGCGGCCCCGCCCAAATGCCGACTCTGCCGGCAAATTCTCCGCACGACTTTTTGTGATCTCGGATCGGCCCCATTGGCTAACTCGCTCGTAGCGCCGCAGGACTCCCAGAAGAAGGAAGCGTTTTTCCCATTGCGCGTATACGTATGCGACCATTGTCTCTTGGTTCAGCTCGAAGAATTCCAGAGTCCCAACAAAATTTTCTCCTCTTATCCCTACTTTTCTTCGTATTCGGCCACGTGGGTAGAACATGCGAAGAAATTTGCTCAAAATACCGCGCGGCGCTTCGGTCTCGCAGCGACCAGTCTTGTCATCGAAATCGGAAGCAACGACGGTTACCTGCTTACCCATTTTCGCGAACTTGGTGTGCCCTCTCTCGGCATCGAACCCGCCTCGAACGTGGCGGATGTCGCTCGATCCAATGGAATCGAGACGATTTCCGAATTTTTCGGCTCGGCGTTGGCCTCCAAACTCGTGCAACAAAAGACCCGTGCCGATTTGGTGGTCGCCAATAACGTCATGGCCCACGTTCCCGATCTCCTGGATTTTGTCCGAGGCCTCGCAATCATCCTCGCCCCGGACGGAGTGATCAGTATCGAGTTCCCCCACCTTCTCCGCTTGATCCAAGATGTTCAATTCGACACGATTTATCACGAGCATTTTTCCTACTTCTCGCTTCGCTCCACCGAGGAAGCTCTGCGCACTTCCGGCCTTCGTGTGTTCGATGCGGAAGAACTCGGGACACACGGCGGCTCGTTGCGTATTTATGCCTGCCATAACGGAAGCGGCCACTCCACAACTTCCGAACGACTGGAGCTTTTGCGACATGAAGAAAAGAGAATGGGTCTGGACCAGCTGAGTACGTATGCGGGGTTCGAGGATCGAGTCCGCAGATTGAAACGCGAACTTCTAGCCCTCCTGGACACCCTTAAGCGCGAAGGAAAGACGATTGTCGGATATGGGGCCGCCGCGAAAGGAAGCACCCTGTTGAACTACTGCGGTATCCGTACAAACTACTTGGAGTACATCGTCGATCGCAATCCTCACAAACAGGGGAATCTCTTGCCGGGCGTGCACATTCCTATTGTTCCGCCTCAAAAAATATTCGAGACCCAGCCCGATTATCTGCTCATTCTGCCTTGGAATATCGCCTCCGAAATTACATCCCAGATGAGCGACATTCGAAAATGGGGAGGACGATTCATTATCCCCGTACCTCGTCCGACCGTGATGCCATGA
- the rfbC gene encoding dTDP-4-dehydrorhamnose 3,5-epimerase, producing MKFKKTTLDGLWSISPEPRVDDRGFFARTFCAKEFSENGLENRLVQTNLSYNNKRGLIRGLHYQSEPYEEAKCVSCVRGAIFDVAVDLRPGSRTYLHWYGVDLDAEQSNMLYVPKGFAHGFQTLQNDALVLYYISEFYRPELQRGIPWNDATLKISWPIPNPTLSDRDRNFSPLQP from the coding sequence ATGAAGTTCAAGAAGACAACGCTCGATGGGCTTTGGTCGATTTCTCCAGAACCTCGAGTCGATGACCGGGGGTTTTTTGCACGCACCTTTTGCGCCAAGGAATTTTCGGAGAACGGCCTGGAGAACCGACTTGTTCAGACGAATCTATCCTATAACAACAAACGGGGTTTGATCCGAGGCCTTCATTACCAATCCGAACCATATGAGGAAGCGAAATGCGTCTCGTGCGTTAGAGGCGCGATTTTCGACGTCGCCGTCGATTTGCGTCCCGGTTCGAGGACGTATCTTCATTGGTACGGGGTCGACCTCGACGCCGAACAGTCCAACATGCTCTATGTCCCAAAGGGATTTGCTCACGGATTCCAAACGCTTCAGAACGATGCGTTGGTTCTCTATTACATCTCCGAATTCTATCGTCCGGAACTTCAGCGCGGCATTCCCTGGAACGACGCCACCCTCAAGATATCTTGGCCGATTCCCAACCCCACGCTGTCGGATCGCGATCGGAATTTTTCTCCCCTCCAGCCATGA
- a CDS encoding NAD(P)-dependent oxidoreductase gives MRKILVTGANGFIGRHLKPILEKEGCEIHALSRYPLDSEHPGVKWYPFDLLTGKQDQLKEIIQRIAPTELVHLAWCTQPGAFWSANENLVWVDSSLNLVRAFVSAGGKRILVTGSCAEYRWSDQLMDEGATPLEPRTLYGQCKNRFRSAAKEICNADGIELAWVRLFNMYGPHEHPKRLVSSVIQTLLSGNVATCSSGTQTRDFTYIEDVAQALCDILSSKFVGAVNFGSGQRFTVRHVVERIAGILGAVDRVRFGDTVPAGEPLYLVPSLDRLHEITDWSPRHDLETGLAHTINWWQNHSSDAPRH, from the coding sequence ATGAGGAAAATCCTCGTCACGGGCGCAAACGGCTTTATCGGACGTCATCTGAAGCCAATTCTGGAAAAGGAGGGATGTGAAATACACGCACTTTCCAGGTACCCCCTCGATTCAGAACACCCCGGGGTTAAATGGTATCCCTTCGATTTGCTCACAGGGAAACAGGATCAGCTCAAGGAGATCATCCAACGAATCGCCCCCACGGAACTCGTTCACCTCGCTTGGTGCACACAGCCCGGAGCCTTCTGGTCCGCCAACGAGAACCTCGTGTGGGTGGATTCAAGTTTGAATCTCGTTAGAGCCTTCGTATCAGCTGGCGGTAAACGAATACTCGTGACCGGGAGTTGCGCCGAATATCGGTGGAGCGACCAACTGATGGACGAAGGCGCAACCCCCCTCGAACCGCGCACGCTTTACGGCCAGTGTAAGAATCGCTTTCGGTCCGCCGCAAAAGAGATTTGCAATGCCGATGGCATCGAATTGGCATGGGTTCGGCTATTCAACATGTACGGCCCGCACGAGCATCCAAAACGCCTTGTGAGCTCCGTCATTCAAACACTTTTGTCGGGAAACGTGGCGACCTGCTCGTCGGGAACTCAGACTCGCGACTTCACTTACATTGAAGATGTGGCCCAGGCCCTCTGCGACATCCTCTCTAGTAAATTCGTCGGAGCCGTGAATTTCGGTTCGGGTCAGCGTTTTACTGTTCGTCACGTGGTCGAACGAATCGCCGGGATTTTGGGGGCTGTGGACAGGGTCCGATTCGGGGACACGGTCCCTGCAGGAGAACCGTTATATCTCGTGCCTTCGCTCGACCGCCTCCATGAGATTACCGATTGGTCTCCTCGACACGATCTCGAAACAGGCCTCGCTCATACTATAAATTGGTGGCAGAATCATTCGTCCGATGCGCCTCGTCATTGA
- a CDS encoding CmcI family methyltransferase — translation MRLVIDTDRRTITREAGGESRTVPLYSQEALEWLSQQWLRVGWDQKYTYTFSWFGRPIIQLPEDIVRTQEVIFQLRPDLIIETGVAHGGSLVLYASLLKAIGNGHVVGIDIEIRPHNRKAIEKHELASMITLLEGSSTDKTIVQQAKDLAKGARTVLVFLDSNHSKKHVLEELEAYSPFVSLGSYIVATDGIMKDLTDVPRGNSSWISDNPYEAAAEFVKEHPAFRIERPKPPFSESNLDIEVTHWPGAWIKRVS, via the coding sequence ATGCGCCTCGTCATTGACACGGATCGTCGCACAATTACTCGCGAGGCAGGCGGGGAAAGCCGAACGGTTCCGCTTTATTCCCAAGAAGCTCTTGAGTGGCTTTCACAACAATGGTTGCGCGTCGGGTGGGATCAAAAGTACACGTATACGTTCAGTTGGTTCGGCCGGCCGATCATCCAACTCCCCGAAGATATTGTCCGAACACAAGAAGTCATCTTCCAGCTGCGTCCGGATCTTATTATTGAGACGGGCGTGGCCCACGGAGGATCTCTTGTGCTTTACGCAAGCCTCCTTAAAGCCATCGGGAACGGCCATGTCGTCGGGATTGACATAGAAATTCGTCCCCATAATCGCAAGGCTATCGAAAAACACGAATTGGCCTCGATGATCACCCTTTTGGAAGGAAGTTCGACGGACAAAACCATTGTCCAGCAAGCCAAGGACCTTGCCAAGGGTGCCCGTACCGTCCTCGTGTTCCTCGACTCAAATCATTCAAAGAAACACGTATTGGAAGAGCTCGAAGCCTACAGCCCGTTCGTATCGCTCGGTTCTTACATCGTGGCGACCGACGGAATCATGAAGGACCTTACGGACGTACCCCGCGGGAACTCTTCTTGGATAAGCGACAATCCGTACGAGGCGGCCGCCGAATTCGTCAAGGAGCACCCTGCCTTTCGAATCGAGCGGCCGAAGCCCCCCTTCTCGGAAAGCAACCTCGATATCGAAGTTACGCATTGGCCGGGGGCGTGGATTAAGAGAGTCTCCTGA
- a CDS encoding glycosyltransferase family 61 protein, which translates to MNRRELFEGRKYDVRFFGDAETISGTHATWKKIGLERPFYWERLFQKPLTLHRPFFVVLPRGELVGKKAVALDPSGNILLESTVFQMEYFRKTYDARFILRRRRIEAIEFPFPAISLVSWHERSYGHWTGEALARFLAYPEVEKAFGRDVRVVISGTPYPFQRDTLTELFGIRPEQFLPWAYTRAVFKKLIVPGYRHRRDAETMNSDVNSLEAYRELHRRSKAIPVTGTFPKNFIINRQPIHGRSILNIDHLHDALSDLDFTVLDTEGMPFRDEVGLFRNAEKVVLVHGSAFPNLIYSDHARVIDLLPGGFEWDQSQLFFYQISRALGLIHHVVPIGPIKTRDNVRLTSEEIGRIRKACAEI; encoded by the coding sequence GTGAACCGTCGCGAGCTTTTTGAAGGTAGAAAATATGACGTCCGGTTCTTTGGCGATGCAGAAACCATCTCCGGTACGCACGCCACATGGAAAAAGATTGGACTCGAACGCCCGTTTTATTGGGAACGTCTTTTTCAAAAGCCGCTCACTCTCCATCGCCCCTTTTTCGTCGTTCTGCCTCGCGGCGAATTGGTCGGGAAAAAGGCGGTTGCCCTGGATCCATCGGGAAACATCCTTCTTGAATCCACCGTTTTTCAGATGGAGTATTTTCGAAAAACCTACGACGCTCGTTTCATTCTTCGACGGCGGCGAATCGAAGCGATTGAATTCCCCTTTCCGGCGATCAGCCTAGTCTCTTGGCACGAACGCTCTTACGGCCATTGGACAGGCGAAGCTCTGGCGCGCTTTCTCGCCTATCCGGAGGTCGAAAAGGCGTTCGGCCGGGATGTCCGGGTCGTTATTAGTGGAACGCCTTACCCATTCCAGCGTGACACGTTGACCGAGCTCTTTGGAATTCGGCCCGAGCAGTTTCTGCCGTGGGCCTATACGCGGGCGGTTTTTAAGAAGCTCATCGTGCCCGGATACCGGCATCGGAGAGACGCCGAAACGATGAACAGCGACGTCAACTCCCTTGAAGCCTACCGCGAGCTCCACAGGCGATCAAAAGCGATCCCGGTCACCGGTACTTTTCCGAAAAACTTCATCATTAATCGGCAGCCGATCCATGGCCGCAGCATTTTGAACATTGATCACTTGCATGACGCCCTTTCAGACCTCGACTTCACCGTCCTCGATACGGAAGGGATGCCGTTTCGAGATGAGGTGGGCTTATTTCGAAACGCGGAGAAAGTCGTTTTGGTTCACGGATCCGCATTTCCAAATCTTATCTATTCGGACCACGCCCGAGTGATCGATCTTTTGCCCGGTGGATTCGAATGGGATCAAAGCCAATTGTTCTTCTACCAGATCTCCCGCGCGCTCGGTCTAATACATCACGTGGTTCCCATCGGTCCGATCAAAACCCGGGATAATGTTAGGTTAACTTCCGAAGAAATTGGAAGAATCCGAAAGGCATGCGCTGAAATTTGA
- a CDS encoding methyltransferase domain-containing protein, whose protein sequence is MLPDCEIYLSGTFYSLAEIGRGKTVLDIGCGHGFNKEVIEAAGGRWIGIDPFRGGGQSAIADAMFLPIMERSIDVVVADSVLEHIPNLSRAFAEIARVLKPGGKFVGYAAFLEPYHEISYCHVSYSALEYFALESGMKLRKLFGGGRYGIGVQIASLIWPLRIPFLQTLVSALINTLLRFKLVFGFFYLILRRRQELSDAWKKAKQYYVSQKLGYSQGFSFLIDKR, encoded by the coding sequence ATGCTTCCGGACTGCGAGATCTATCTTTCCGGGACATTTTATTCCTTAGCTGAAATCGGCCGAGGCAAAACGGTTTTGGATATCGGTTGCGGCCACGGATTTAATAAAGAGGTGATCGAAGCAGCCGGAGGGCGTTGGATCGGAATCGATCCGTTTCGTGGCGGAGGCCAATCCGCCATCGCCGACGCAATGTTCTTGCCTATAATGGAGAGGTCCATCGACGTTGTGGTCGCGGATTCGGTATTGGAGCATATTCCCAATCTTTCTCGCGCATTCGCGGAGATCGCTCGTGTCTTGAAACCTGGAGGAAAGTTCGTTGGATACGCGGCTTTTCTGGAACCGTATCATGAAATATCGTATTGCCACGTTTCCTATTCGGCGCTGGAATATTTTGCCCTGGAAAGCGGAATGAAATTGCGGAAACTTTTCGGCGGGGGCCGATACGGTATCGGCGTGCAGATCGCCTCCTTGATCTGGCCGCTCCGCATTCCATTTCTACAAACTCTGGTAAGTGCCTTAATCAATACGCTCCTCCGTTTTAAGTTGGTTTTTGGATTTTTCTATTTGATTCTGAGGCGCAGACAAGAGCTCTCCGACGCTTGGAAAAAAGCGAAACAGTATTATGTATCTCAAAAGCTGGGTTACTCTCAGGGGTTCAGTTTTCTGATTGATAAGCGGTGA
- the asnB gene encoding asparagine synthase (glutamine-hydrolyzing): protein MCGIAGSIGRPSAENVRAMIDSMLHRGPDDQHFYEDRRVAFGTARLAIVDIGGGRQPLCNETGTIWVAQNGEIYNSPQLRDELIRYGHSFRSRSDTEAIVHAYEEWGDRFVEHLQGMFAIVLWDTEQSRLILARDRLGIKPLYVWERDRQVFFASELRAFRRLPTFSPSLDPCAIHFYLTLQGAPAPHTFYKDVRGLEPAEIRTYEIDPSSSEVRSSQSKRYWSANDLILAEPRADLTFEKAVEKAEVLLEKTVASHLLADTPIAVFLSGGIDSSLLAALMKRVHQGDVRTLTVGWERRPDSPEDERAIARAVANRLGTQHEEVVISPAKAVDTFDRYISSLDQPSFDGWNTFLVSEAAAKHVKVAMSGLGGDELFLSYSYVRPLLLLQQFETFTSWLPLTIQRTLLLSVLFGTGKRSPRDVAALLSLSLGQRLERVGFSIFSEADKKQLQQPAGFTGCEPAWEWMERKMAGATLERRLISHGLNVYLQAPLLRDIDALSMANSLEVRVPYLDHRWVEFILSLPDPYKYDRGINKRILREIAKRLLPKGVLGPKRGFTVPIESWLRGRLWDRVDHALSKQRIESRGLFRWDRVEELKKDFISSKGRWEPVWSLFVLESWLAHVGS, encoded by the coding sequence ATGTGCGGAATTGCCGGTTCGATCGGACGCCCCAGTGCCGAGAACGTTCGTGCGATGATCGACTCCATGCTCCATCGAGGCCCCGACGATCAGCATTTCTATGAGGATCGCCGCGTGGCCTTCGGAACGGCCCGTCTGGCGATTGTGGATATCGGCGGAGGTCGCCAGCCTCTTTGTAATGAAACGGGAACCATCTGGGTGGCTCAGAATGGAGAGATCTATAACTCTCCTCAATTGCGGGACGAGTTGATTCGGTACGGTCATTCCTTTCGAAGTAGAAGCGATACGGAGGCCATCGTTCACGCGTATGAAGAATGGGGAGATCGCTTTGTCGAGCATCTTCAAGGAATGTTCGCCATCGTCCTATGGGATACGGAGCAATCTCGGCTCATCCTGGCCCGCGATCGCCTTGGAATCAAACCGCTCTACGTGTGGGAACGAGATCGGCAAGTGTTCTTCGCTTCGGAGCTGCGGGCATTTCGTCGCTTGCCGACCTTTTCACCGTCACTCGATCCGTGCGCCATTCACTTCTATTTGACCTTACAGGGCGCGCCTGCCCCGCATACGTTCTACAAAGACGTACGAGGATTGGAGCCCGCGGAGATTCGAACTTACGAAATTGATCCATCGTCTTCCGAAGTACGCTCAAGCCAGTCAAAGAGATATTGGTCGGCCAACGACCTCATTCTTGCCGAGCCGCGAGCCGACTTAACGTTTGAGAAAGCCGTTGAAAAGGCGGAGGTCTTACTCGAGAAAACGGTAGCCTCGCATCTCCTGGCCGACACACCCATCGCCGTATTTCTGAGCGGTGGAATCGATTCGTCGCTCCTGGCCGCCTTGATGAAGCGAGTTCATCAGGGAGATGTCCGCACGCTCACCGTGGGATGGGAACGTCGTCCCGATTCTCCTGAGGACGAACGTGCCATTGCAAGAGCAGTTGCAAACCGCTTAGGAACTCAACACGAAGAGGTTGTGATCTCTCCGGCGAAAGCGGTGGATACGTTCGACCGGTATATCTCTTCGCTGGACCAACCTTCCTTTGACGGCTGGAATACATTTCTTGTCTCGGAAGCGGCGGCCAAACATGTAAAGGTGGCCATGTCCGGGCTGGGAGGGGATGAACTGTTTCTCAGTTACTCTTATGTTCGACCGCTCTTATTGTTGCAGCAATTTGAAACGTTCACTTCCTGGCTTCCGCTTACAATTCAAAGAACCCTTCTTCTGTCGGTGCTTTTCGGCACGGGCAAGCGCTCCCCCCGTGATGTTGCGGCGTTACTTTCACTTTCTTTGGGCCAACGGCTCGAAAGGGTCGGTTTTTCGATTTTCTCCGAAGCCGATAAGAAACAACTTCAACAACCAGCCGGGTTTACCGGATGCGAACCGGCGTGGGAATGGATGGAACGAAAAATGGCGGGAGCGACCCTTGAGAGGAGACTTATATCTCACGGACTCAATGTCTATCTTCAGGCACCTTTATTACGGGACATTGACGCATTGAGTATGGCTAACAGTCTTGAAGTGCGCGTCCCCTATCTCGATCATCGATGGGTAGAGTTCATTCTTTCCTTGCCGGACCCCTATAAGTACGACCGGGGAATCAATAAGAGAATATTGCGAGAAATCGCAAAGAGGCTTTTGCCCAAAGGAGTCCTCGGCCCGAAGCGAGGATTTACGGTGCCGATTGAGTCATGGCTGCGGGGGCGGCTTTGGGATCGCGTGGATCACGCGCTTTCAAAACAACGGATCGAAAGCCGCGGGTTGTTTCGGTGGGACCGCGTTGAGGAATTGAAGAAGGATTTCATTTCGTCGAAGGGGCGATGGGAACCGGTCTGGTCTCTCTTCGTTCTGGAGTCTTGGTTGGCCCACGTGGGAAGCTAA